The following proteins come from a genomic window of Rutidosis leptorrhynchoides isolate AG116_Rl617_1_P2 chromosome 10, CSIRO_AGI_Rlap_v1, whole genome shotgun sequence:
- the LOC139872477 gene encoding uncharacterized protein has translation MMLMMMMNDVQIFVSWHHHHPLYIPFPFHFPPINKPSTLPVVVRRRATLVQSCCCLLEQQQQEYQMTAKEKRELRNEKRDLNRSYNWREEVEEKLLQKPKKQFSSWKEELNLDKLAVLGPQWWILKVSRAKGKDTVERLMQSLHKNFPDSEFKVFTAAIYEKNKLKNGKISVKPKPLYPGCVFLNCILNRELHNFIKEDCEGVGGFVGRMVGNTKRQINKPRPVSEDDMEAIFQEVKEKQEASDKAFEEEEHLGAVETDNKKTLSLSDKKKVVTKRRTRKPSGPLLGSNVRILSGTFADFSGTIKKLDKKRGLATVGFTLFGKETIADLKLTEIAEDQN, from the exons ATgatgctgatgatgatgatgaatgatgtacAAATTTTTGTTTCATGGCATCATCATCATCCGCTATATATCCCCTTCCCTTTCCATTTTCCCCCAATTAACAAACCCTCAACACTTCCAGTTGTTGTTAGGAGGAGGGCAACACTGGTCCAGTCTTGTTGTTGTTTAttggaacaacaacaacaagaatatCAAATGACAGCTAAAGAGAAAAGGGAATTAAGAAACGAGAAACGAGACCTGAACAGAAGCTATAACTGGAGGGAAGAGGTTGAAGAAAAGCTGTTGCAGAAACCCAAAAAACAATTCAGTTCGTGGAAGGAAGAACTGAACCTTGACAAATTGGCTGTTTTGGGTCCTCAATGGTGGATCCTCAAAGTCTCCAGAGCTAAAGGAAAAGACACCGTTGAACGCTTGATGCAGTCCCTTCACAAGAACTTCCCTGATTCCGAATTCaag GTATTTACTGCAGCTATCTATGAGAAAAATAAGTTGAAGAATGGGAAGATCTCAGTTAAACCAAAGCCTCTGTATCCTGGATGTGTGTTTTTAAATTGCATCTTAAATAGGGAACTTCACAATTTCATAAAAGAAGACTGTGAAGGGGTTGGAGGATTCGTTGGACGAATGGTCGGAAATAC AAAGCGACAGATTAACAAACCGAGGCCTGTATCAGAAGATGACATGGAAGCAATTTTTCAAGAAGTGAAAGAAAAACAGGAAGCATCAGATAAAGCTTTTGAAGAAGAAGAACATTTGGGTGCTGTTGAGACAGATAACAAAAAAACGCTTTCTCTTTCAGATAAAAAAAAAGTAGTCACAAAGAGGCGAACCAGAAAGCCTTCAGGGCCTCTACTTGGGTCAAATGTCCGAATCTTGTCTGGGACTTTTGCAGATTTTTCTGGCACCATAAAGAAGCTAGACAAAAAAAGGGGATTG GCAACTGTTGGGTTCACGTTGTTTGGGAAGGAAACTATAGCGGATTTAAAACTTACCGAGATTGCAGAAGATCAAAATTGA